The DNA sequence GCCGGGGGTCCGCGGCGGATGGGATTTCAGCCTGCATTCCTGGTTGGACGAATGGCCGGTGAGCCCCGGACTGCTGCCGGGGGCCCGGTTCATGGGTTCGCAGAAGCGGGCGCCCCACAGCGACACCGGCGGATTCGCCTATGCGGGACGCAAGGCCGGATACGGCACGCAGGTCCATGCCGACGCCATCCAGAAGCCGGAATGGCGCCACGTGGCGTGGCAGTTCCGTTACGAAGACCAGACCCACTACATGTTCCTGGACGGGAAGCTGATCTGGAAGGCCACCCCCAGCCGGCGGGTGATCAACGACGCAAAACACAACGACATTCCCTTCACGGTCGGCGGGATCGTCAACTCGCTGGACCCGCCCTACCACGTCAAGACCTACGATTTCGAAGGGGAGGTGGACGAGCTCCGCATCTCCGACGTCATGCGCTACCCGGTGGCCGAGAAATTGGCCATCGTCCGGCGGCTGCTTCCGGAAGCCGGAATGCACGCTCCGTATTTTGTGAGATTCTCCGCCGACGCAGCCCGGGGAGACGTCCGCTGGGAGCATGTTGGAGGAAGGCTGCCGGAGGGATTGACCTTCAACGAGGCTGCCGGGACCTTGGAGGGCCGGCCGGCGGAACCGGTCCGGGAACGTTCCTTCACGCTGCGGGCGACGGATTCGGCGGGGAATGAAGACGAGCACACCTTCGCCGTCACCGTCGCCGCGGCCGAGGTGGTCACCGCCTCCCTCCCCGTCGGTTTCATCGGAGTCCCCTACCGCCACACCCTCGAGACTCGTCACATGGTGGAGCCGGTGACCTGGAGCCTGAAGGAGGGAAGCTTGCCGGAAGGGATCTCCCTCGACGCGAGGCAGGGTGAGCTCATCGGCAACCCGTCGGCGCTCGAACTCGAGAGGGTTCGGCTCCAGGCCACCGACGCGGCGGGCCAGAGTGCGTCGAGAGGGTTCGAATTGAAGGTCGCTCCGGGGCAGCTCCGCAGCATCGGCCCCGACGACCGGACCGTGGCCCTCTGGGACTGGCAGGGACCCGGCGGCAGGTACATTCCGGACGTGATGGGAGATGCCGAATTGACTCTGACCTGGGTCAACACCAAAGGCGATACCCGGTTGCCCCGGCCGGGCTGGGGACAATATCCCCATTTCATCGGAGGCGGAGAAGGAGGCTTCGTGGGGCCTCAGTGGAACCGGAAGGTGGACCTCCAGACCATCGAGGACGAGTGGACGTTGGAGGCCTGGGTCCGCCGGGCCGGACCCATCGACGGCTATTTTCGAGAGTTTCACTTCGGTCATGTCTGCGGCACCTACGACAACACCGAACGGGGGGTCTGGGAACTCTATCTCTCCGATCAGGGTTCATCCGACGGCAGCATGGCGCCGGGGGTCCATTTTTTCGGCGCCGAGCCGGATCAGGCCCTGAGGGACCTTCATCCCTACAGCCGTCCCGAGGGCACGGTGGCGGATCCGAAGTGGGTGGGAATCCGCGATACCGCGTGGCACCACATCGCCTGGCAGTACTCCTACGCCGAGGACCTCCACCAACTCTTCCTGGACGGCCGGTTGATCTGGGAGATGAAGAGCCCGGACGGCCGCAAGCTGGTCAACAACCGCAGGCACCTGGCCCAGTTCTCGGTGGGAAGCCGTCTGGACGGACGCGCCCGCTACGGCGGGAAATTCAACTGGCTGGGGTACGGGAACTTCTTCGGACAGATCGGCGAGATCCGGATTTCCCGCGTCCGGCGATACTGATTGCGGCTGGGGAGGCTGACCATGGCGAATCGCAATTCACTGTTCAGCATCGGTGCGGCGCGGCGACCCGGCCGTCCCCATTGGACGCCCGCTTCGCTCCTGGTCCTCACGCTTTCGCTTCTCTCCTGCCAGACACCTACTGACGCGCTCCGGCCCAACCTGATCGTCATCTTTTGCGACGACCTGGGCTACGGCGACCTGGGAAGCTTCGGCCATCCCACCATCCGGACCCCGAATCTGGACCGCATGGCCCGGGAAGGGCAGAAGTGGACCCATTTTTACTCCGCCGCCAGCGTCTGCACTCCCAGCCGCGCCGCCCTCCTCACCGGACGGTTGCCGGTGCGCAACGGCATGATGAGTCCGAAGCACCGGGTGCTGTTCCCCGATTCCGCAAGCGGAATTCCCGAAGCGGAGGTGACGCTGGCGGAGGCGCTTCGGGATGCCGGTTACGCCACGGCCTGCGTCGGGAAGTGGCACCTTGGACATCTGCCCCGATACCTGCCCACCAACAACGGCTTCGATTCCTACTTCGGCATCCCCTATTCCAACGACATGGACCAGACCCGGAAAGAATCGACCCGGGACCTGGTGAAGGAAGCCCGAATCGAGTACTGGAACGTCCCCCTGCTTCGGGACCGGGAGGTCGTGGAGCGTCCGGCCGACCAGCGGACTATCACAAAACGTTACTCGGAAGAGGCGGTCCGGTTCATTGGGGAAAACCGGGAGCGGCCTTTCTTCCTCTACCTGGCCCACAGCCTTCCCCACGTGCCGCTATTCGCGTCGGAGGACTTTCTGGGAACCAGCAGGCGCGGCCTGTACGGCGACGTGGTGGAGGAGATCGACCACGGCGTGGGGCAGATCATGCAGGCCCTGACCGAGCTGGGCATTGCCGAACGCACGCTGGTGGTCTTCACCTCGGACAACGGCCCCTGGCTGCCTTACCGGGAGCATGGAGGCTCCGCGGGGCTGTTGCGCGAGGGAAAGGGATCGACCTGGGAAGGGGGCATGCGGGAACCCACGATTTTCTGGTGGCCGGGCCGCCTCGATTCGGGAGTGGTGATGGAGCTGGGCTCCACCCTCGACCTGTTCTCCACCTTCTGCGGGATCGCCGGCGCCGAGGTGCCGTCCGACCGAATCATGGACAGCTACGACCTGTCACCTGTGTTGTTCGGCAGCGGAGAGAGTCCGCGCAAGAACATGTTCTTCTACCGAGAGTCGAAGCTCTACGCCGTTCGGCAGGGCGAATTCAAGGCTCACTTCATCTCCAAGCCGGTCTACACCAGACGGACCGAAACCGAGACGCACCACGACCCGCCGTTGCTGTATCACTTGGGCCGGGATCCGGGCGAGCAGTACGACGTGGCCCACCTGTATCCGGACGTGATTCAAGACATCGAAAAGCTGGTGGCCGGCCACCGGTCGGAGATGGTCTTCGGTGAGGACAGGCTCGCCCAGCGCAGTCCGGACGCCCTGCGGTGACGCAGAACCGGGAGCCGGGTTGGCCGACGGCCGTCACATGTGAGGCTTGTCGAGCTGGTCGGTGCTGATCTCGTCGCGGGAAATCTTGTGGACGCTCTTGGGGTTGAAGGTCTGCCGAGTGCCGGACCGAAGGGCGACCTCGATTCTGCCGCCGGTGAGGACGAAGAACTGGAGCAGGAATCCGCCTCCCTGCATGGTCTCGATCTGGTAGTCCTCTTCCGTCAGGTCTCCGATCCACCCGGGAAGCCGGCGTTCCAACTCCGGCTTTTCCGCGATCTCCCGTGGGAGGGCCATGATCAGAGTGCCCGGCTCTGAAGCCAGCAAGCCCGGGATCCGGGTCCGGATCTGCGCCATGAAGGAGATGATGCGGCCGGCCCGCTCCAGAGGCGCTTCCCGGCCATCCGAAGGCGGCGGCTCGATGCCCCAGGTGATGTGATGGATGAACGGGTTGCCCTGTCCCTGCCGGAGCATTTGATCCCGGGCCGACTCGTCGACGGGATGGACCACCGCGACGTAGTCGAACCAGCCCTGGTCCCTGGCGGCGCTGTTTCCCACCAGGCCCGACGGGACGTTGATGTAGTCGTGGCCGTCCACCGGCGAGGGGTAGCAGCGGGCGTCCCAACCGGCCACGTAGCCCAGTTCCCTCAACGGTCCGGCGACCAGGTGCGGAGGGTCGCTGAAGATGGCCGCATGGTCCGGATTGGGCAGAAGTGGAATCCCGGCTCCGGCCATCTTCTCTCCCACTTCCAGGGCCTCTTCCAAGCGGGCCCCGGCGTTGGGAATGGTCAGGTAACGATCGAAATTCCCGGGAAGTCGAATCGGATCACGCATGGTTCCAAGGGACGCGGTCAATCGATCTTCTCAACGACCATGGTCACCTCTTTCACGTCCCCCTTGAGCTTGTAGTAGGTGTGGACGTAGGCGCCGGGTCCGAAGTCCCCCCCCTTGATGGAGGCGTCGGTCATGGAGAAGGTGAGACGGCCCTTCTTGCGGGCGCTGATGACCAGCTCGTCCGGACCGATGGACTCCACCGTGCCGTAGACGTCGAAGACCCTTTCTTCGATGGGTTTCTTCCGCCAGAAACAGGCAGGCTGCAATAGGGTCAGCAACAAGACGGCGCAGAGAAAAGACCGGAACATGGCTTGAATTCTAGCAGTCTCCAACATCCCCCGTCACATCCTCCTTCACCGGGCGAGCCGATTCAGCAACTCCATGACCCGCTGCTCGATCAGATACCGGACCACGCGGAAGCCGCCCATCCTTTCCTCGGGCGTCCCCCAGGTCCCCGCCGGGTCGGGAAGGTCCCAATGTTCCGATCGAAGCTCAGCCGGCAGCACCGGACACGAGTCCCGGGCGTTCCCGCACAGGGTGATGAAATGGTCGTAGCGCCGAAGGTCCTTGTCTCCCAGCGCGTCGGAGGTCTGTTGCGAGATGTCGATGCCCACCTCGTTCATGGCCCAGACGGCATATGGGTTGAGACCGGCCGGACGCACACCCGCACTGTCCACCCGGAGCCACTTGGAACCATGGCGACGAGCGAAGCCCTCGGCCATCTGGCTACGGGCGGAGTTGCCGGTGCACACGAAAAGAACCGAGGGCATCTTCATCACCATTGTGTCCGCCGGGCTGATCCCGGCTACCGGCAGAGAGTACGCTTCAAAAGGACTGTCTGACAACCCCGGCAGAAGGGGGCTGACCTCTTTTCCCGTGCCGGATTGGGCGCGCCGGTGCTACAATACGGACGCTCCTGAAGACTCTGACCGAATCAACGGAGGACTGACGGCCTTGACCTGGAGCCATACCGGAATACCGTCCAAGCCGGCATCAATGATTCTCTCGGCCTGTCTCGTACTGGGCGCGGTTTCGGTTCGGGCGCAGCAGCGTTGGGAGATTCCTCAACGGGAGAGGCATATCCAGATCGACGGGTTCACGGACGAGTGGCAGGGAGTGCCCTGGGTGAAGCTCTCTCCTTCAGCCGGCGACGAAGGGTTCAAGGAGGGAGATGTCGAACTTCGGATTCAGGGCCTCTGGGACAAGGAGAACCTCTACCTGGCGTTGCAGTGGACCGACGACGTCTGGGATATCG is a window from the Acidobacteriota bacterium genome containing:
- a CDS encoding arsenate reductase ArsC produces the protein MKMPSVLFVCTGNSARSQMAEGFARRHGSKWLRVDSAGVRPAGLNPYAVWAMNEVGIDISQQTSDALGDKDLRRYDHFITLCGNARDSCPVLPAELRSEHWDLPDPAGTWGTPEERMGGFRVVRYLIEQRVMELLNRLAR
- a CDS encoding sulfatase; translation: MANRNSLFSIGAARRPGRPHWTPASLLVLTLSLLSCQTPTDALRPNLIVIFCDDLGYGDLGSFGHPTIRTPNLDRMAREGQKWTHFYSAASVCTPSRAALLTGRLPVRNGMMSPKHRVLFPDSASGIPEAEVTLAEALRDAGYATACVGKWHLGHLPRYLPTNNGFDSYFGIPYSNDMDQTRKESTRDLVKEARIEYWNVPLLRDREVVERPADQRTITKRYSEEAVRFIGENRERPFFLYLAHSLPHVPLFASEDFLGTSRRGLYGDVVEEIDHGVGQIMQALTELGIAERTLVVFTSDNGPWLPYREHGGSAGLLREGKGSTWEGGMREPTIFWWPGRLDSGVVMELGSTLDLFSTFCGIAGAEVPSDRIMDSYDLSPVLFGSGESPRKNMFFYRESKLYAVRQGEFKAHFISKPVYTRRTETETHHDPPLLYHLGRDPGEQYDVAHLYPDVIQDIEKLVAGHRSEMVFGEDRLAQRSPDALR
- a CDS encoding Ig domain-containing protein is translated as MHLESDRPFLRRFLTGVGWISTAVLLGTWAVSTPASHHLLSSLREPFRPDSHTVVLYHFDEGQGEEAHDAMGDPALTLKAHKKALWGTRPGFGSTARFTVREDDANLRIGPVNNDKLELRTCTEAWTVEAWVRYDGFALSGIRLNHPASYRPRGSGTAGPFAKICGTDDEGFSLPPGVRGGWDFSLHSWLDEWPVSPGLLPGARFMGSQKRAPHSDTGGFAYAGRKAGYGTQVHADAIQKPEWRHVAWQFRYEDQTHYMFLDGKLIWKATPSRRVINDAKHNDIPFTVGGIVNSLDPPYHVKTYDFEGEVDELRISDVMRYPVAEKLAIVRRLLPEAGMHAPYFVRFSADAARGDVRWEHVGGRLPEGLTFNEAAGTLEGRPAEPVRERSFTLRATDSAGNEDEHTFAVTVAAAEVVTASLPVGFIGVPYRHTLETRHMVEPVTWSLKEGSLPEGISLDARQGELIGNPSALELERVRLQATDAAGQSASRGFELKVAPGQLRSIGPDDRTVALWDWQGPGGRYIPDVMGDAELTLTWVNTKGDTRLPRPGWGQYPHFIGGGEGGFVGPQWNRKVDLQTIEDEWTLEAWVRRAGPIDGYFREFHFGHVCGTYDNTERGVWELYLSDQGSSDGSMAPGVHFFGAEPDQALRDLHPYSRPEGTVADPKWVGIRDTAWHHIAWQYSYAEDLHQLFLDGRLIWEMKSPDGRKLVNNRRHLAQFSVGSRLDGRARYGGKFNWLGYGNFFGQIGEIRISRVRRY